A portion of the Rhizoctonia solani chromosome 6, complete sequence genome contains these proteins:
- a CDS encoding Retrotransposable element Tf2 protein, which produces MPFGLTNAPAAFQHFMNDLFRDLIDVTVVIYLDDILIFLEDPKDHPTHVREVLSRLMKNQLFCKLSKCHFHVTTVDYLGIVISPAGFSMDQKKIEAVTLWPQPKTVKQVQAFLGFVNYLWRFIPNFSSVAHPLHNLTKKETPWSWGDLEETVFHELKTLVTRSLVLIHSNPMLPYYLEMDASGVAMGAILSQQGPDNWLHPIAYMSKSFSGVEANYNTHNKELLAIIRALEEWRIFLEATDKPIQVFTDHWNLEQWMQQAQTFNRRHAQWCIFLSNFNFEIHYRPGKQSGKPDALSRRSDYIDSPQEPEIMLPAEVFANTLEEELEIVTKIQNKLKEYPSLKPIIQFLTEDADNAPPSIQKAYQDYDWEEDLLWYCGKLVVLDSESLKEQLLREFHNSPLAGHPGQQRTLELVSRNYWWPGMKSSAKEWVECCPICQANQQDHALVIALKPLEVPPFPFHTILYDFITGFPKSQGHNAILVVIDLFSKFGHFFPTSKKVTAKGLANLFVNHVWKLHGLPVKTVSDRGTTFTGKFLRALYQRLGIKPAFSSAYHPELDGQTERVNQLIEFYLRSYVAADHLDWATWLPLAEYAYNNAKHAATGKTPFELIYRRNPVMNLSNIPANVPEANLVADTLACEWKEAESTLRMTKEKMAGTRGVILEYSIGEKVWLDAKNVEICSNSNKLDPKQLGPFKVTKKISSHAYRLELPDTLKIHNVFYVGLLSKVHKSPSQPLLEHPPPETIEGEEEYEVEQIINSKRQQGKWFYLIKWKGYGPEDNSWEPEELLEHSKEEICCFNQSQLKKCYNLLTYTIRFAQFF; this is translated from the exons ATGccatttggcctcaccaatgccccggccgccttccaacatttcatgaatgacttgtttagggacctcattgatgtTACCGTGGTCATCTACTTGGATGACATAttgatcttcttggaagaccccaaggaccaccctactcatgtcagggaagtcctatcacggttgatgaagaaccagctgtTTTGCAAACTCTCCaaatgtcacttccacgtcactacggttgattaccttggcattgtcatatcacCTGCAGgcttctcaatggaccaaaagaagattgaggcagtcacTTTGTGGCCCCAACccaaaacggtcaaacaggtccaggccttcctaggttttgtcaactacctttGGCGGTTCATCCCAAACTTCAGCTCCGTGGCACATCCCCTCCACAATcttaccaaaaaggaaaccccctggtcatggggtgaTTTGGAAGAAACAGTGTTCCATGAATTGAAAACCCTGGTTACCAGATCCCTGGTCCtgatccattccaaccctaTGCTTCCTTATTACCTTGAAATggacgcatcaggggtagcaatgggagctatactcagccaacaaggGCCAGACAACTGGTTACACCcaattgcctacatgtcaaaatcaTTCTCAGGAGTGGAAGcaaactacaacacccacaacaaggagcttctgGCTATCATCAGGGCATTGGAAGAATGGAGAATCTTCTTGGAGGCAACGGATAAACCCATACAAGTTTTCACAGACCATTGGAATCTGGAACAGTGGATGcag cAGGCACAAACATTCAACCGCAGGCACGCCCAATGGTGCATATTcttgagcaacttcaactttgagatccactaccgcccaggaaagcagtcagggaaaccagatgcgTTGTCCAGGAGATCAGACTACATTGACAGCCCCCAGGAACCAGAAATAATGCTACCTGCTgaagtatttgccaacacattggaagaggaactgGAGATTGTCACAAAAATACAGAACAAACTAAAAGAGTACCCCTCCCTCAAACCTATTATCCAGTTTCTGACAGAAGACGCAGACAACGCAcctccctctatccaaaAAGCCTATcaagattatgactgggaagaagatctcCTGTGGTATTGCGGAAAACTAGTTGTCCTGGACTCAGAATCCCTCAAGGAACAATTattgagggaattccacaactccccaTTGGCAGGGCATCCAGGTCAACAAAGGACGCTTGAACTTGTCAGCAGGAATTATTGGTGGCCTGGAATGAAATCCTCTGCtaaagaatgggttgaatgctgcccaatatgccaagccaaccaacaaGACCATGcactggtcattgcccttaaacccctagaagtcccaccattCCCTTTCCACACAATCTtgtatgacttcatcacagggttcCCCAAATCCCAGGGACACAATGCTATCTTAGTAGTGATTGATTTGttttccaagtttggccaTTTTTTCCCTACCtccaagaaggtcacagcaaAAGGGCTAGCAAATTTGTTTGTCAAtcacgtctggaaactccatggccTACCAGTGAAAACCGTCTCAGACAGGGGAACTACGTTTACGGGTAAATTCCTTAGGgcactgtaccaacgccttgggatcaagccagccttctcatcagcctaccacccagaattggatggacaaacagaaagggtcaACCAGCTCATAGAATTCTACCTCAGGTCATATGTAGCAGCAGATCACTTGGATTGGGCAACATGGTTACCACTAGCAgaatacgcatacaacaatgccaagcaCGCTGCCACAGGAAAAACCCCATTTGAGCTGATTTACAGAAGAAACCCAGTAATGAACCTGTCCAACATCCCAGCAaatgtaccagaagcaaATCTTGTAGCTGACACCTTGGCCTgtgaatggaaagaagcagaATCTACCCTGAGAATGACAAAGGAGAAAATGGCAGGAACAAGGGGAGTGATCCTGGAATATTCCATTGGAGAAAAAGTATGGCTAGACGCAAAGAATGTGGAGATCTGctcaaactccaacaaactagaTCCCAAGCAACTAGGACCCTTCAAGGTCAccaaaaaaatctccagtcacgcgtaccgcctggaactccctgaCACCCTGAAGATAcacaatgtattctatgtAGGGCTACTATCCAAAGTCCACAagtccccaagtcaaccgcTCCTGGAGCacccccctcctgaaacaatagaaggggaggaagaatatgaggttgaacaaatcatcaactccaaaagacaacaaggaaagtggttctatttgatcaaatggaagggatatggcccagaagacaactcatgggaacctgaAGAGCTGTTAGAACATAGCAAAGAAGAAATCTGTTGCTTCAACcagtcacaactgaaaaagtgttacaacctccttacatataccattagatttgcacaatttttctaa
- a CDS encoding Retrotransposable element Tf2 protein — protein sequence MDNAPASIQKAYRDYDWEENLLWYQGKLVVPDTEALKEHLLREFHNSPLAGHPGQQQTLELLSCTYWWPGMKSSAKEWVECCPTCQANQQAHAPVITLKPLEVPPFPFHTISYDFITGFPKSEGFDTILVIIDSFSKFRHFISTTKKVSAKGLAELFINHVWKLHGLPVKTVLDRGTMFTRKFLQALYQHLGIKLSFSLAYHPESDGKTKWVNQFIEFYLRSYIAADHSDWAKWLPLAEYAYNNAKHAATGKLPFELVYSRNPMMNPSQVPANMPEADQVAETLAREWKEAKAALRMSKERMTRNNGTLLEYSVGDKVWLDRKNMELRTNSNKLDPKRLGPFEVTEKVSSHAYCLKLLETLKIHNMFYVGLLSKSHDNVSPSQPYPERPPPETIEGEEEYKVEQILDSKRKQGKCFYLIKWKGYGPEDYSWEPEELLEHSQDKIKHFNRARLKKAHDAAKSL from the exons ATGGACAATGCCCCTGCTTCCATTCAAAAGGCGTATAGagactatgactgggaagagaaCCTCCTTTGGTACCAGGGAAAGCTAGTAGTTCCAGATACAGAAGCATTGAAGGAACATCTCCTCagagaattccacaactctcCCCTAGCTGGCCACCCtgggcaacaacaaaccctTGAACTCTTGAGTTGTACTTACTGGTGGCCTGGCATGAAATCCtctgccaaagaatgggtggaatgttgCCCTACctgtcaagccaaccaacaAGCCCATGCACCAGTAATCACCTTAAAACCCTTGGAAGTTCCCCCTTTCCCATTCCACACAatttcctatgacttcatcacaggattccctaaGTCAGAGGGTTTTGATACCATACTAGTAATAATAGattccttctccaagttcaGACACTTCATCTCCACCACAAAGAAGGTATCTGCAAAAGGGTTGGCAGAACTATTTATCAACCATgtttggaaactccatggctTACCTGTCAAAACTgtattggatagaggaacTATGTTCACCAGAAAATTCCTACAAGCCCTGTACCAACATCTAGGCATCAAACTGTCCTTTTCCTTGGCATACCACCCTGAGTCAGATGGTAAGACCAAATGGGTGAACCAATTCATAGAGTTCTACCTAAGATCTTACATTGCAGCAGATCACTCAGACTGGGCAAAATGGTTACCCCTGGCagaatatgcatacaacaatgccaaacatgcagccacaggaaaattgccCTTTGAGCTAGTTTATAGCAGAAACCCCATGATGAACCCCTCACAAGTCCCAGCAAACatgccagaagcagaccAGGTTGCGGAAACCCTGGcaagggaatggaaggaagccaaaGCTGCCCTTaggatgagcaaggaaagaATGACCAGAAACAATGGAACATTACTGGAATACTCAGTTGGTGATAAAGTCTGGTTAGACAGGAAAAACATGGAGCTCAGGACCaattccaacaaactggacccaAAGCGGTTGGGACCTTTTGAAGTCACAGAAAAGGTCTCCAGTCATGCCTACTGTCTAAAACTCCTGGAAActttgaaaatccacaacatGTTCTATGTAGGGCTGCTATCAAAAAGCCAC gacaacgTGTCACCAAGCCAACCTTATCCAGAAAGACccccccctgaaacaatagagggagaagaagaatacaaggtggaacaaATATTAGACTCCAAAAGAAAACAAGGCAAATGTTTCTATCttatcaaatggaagggatatgggCCAGAGGATtactcctgggaaccagaagaattGTTGGAACATAGCCAGGACAAGATCAAGCACTTTAACCGGGCAAGACTCAAAAAGGCTCATGAcgctgccaagagcctttaa
- a CDS encoding Retrotransposable element Tf2 protein — MTDTESKALKQHIEEELATGKIHPSTSLAGAPVMFVKKADGSLWLVVDYRKLNEVTHKNVYPLPRQDDLMTKLRHTKLFTKLDLHWGYNNVQIKEDDEWKTAFRTKYGLFEYLVMPFGLTNALAAFQHFMNNLFWDLIDITVVIYLDNILIFSEKPEEHPSHVREVLSWLMKNQLFCKLSKCHFHVTTVDYLGIVISPAGFSMDQKKIEAITSWPQPKTIKQVQAFLGFVNYLCCFIPNFSSVACLLHNLTKKETAWPWGDSEEEAFQELKSLVTRAPVLIHSNPELPYYLETDASGVAMGAILSQRGLDN, encoded by the coding sequence atgactgacacagaatccaaggcgctcaagCAGCATATTGAGGAGGAattagcaacaggcaagatccaccctagtacctccttggCAGGCGCTCCagttatgtttgtaaaaaaggcagatggttccCTCTGGTTGGTGGTTGACTACAGAAAGCTCAATGAGGTCACCCACAAGAATGTgtacccactcccaaggcaGGATGATTTAATGACTAAACTCAGACACACCAAGTTGTTCACCAAACTGGACCTGCattggggatacaacaatgtaCAGATCAAAGAagatgatgaatggaaaacagctttCAGAACCAAGtatgggctatttgaatacctagtaatGCCCTTTGGACTTACTAATGCACTGGCTgctttccaacatttcatgaacaacttgtTCTGGGATCTCATTGACATAACAGTTGTAATCTACCTGGAcaacatcctcatcttctcagaaaagcCAGAAGAACACCCTAGCCATGTAAGGGAAGTCTTATCATGGctgatgaagaaccagttatTCTGCAAACTGTCAAAATGCCATTTTCATGTTACAACAGTTGactaccttggcattgttatctCCCCTGCTGGATTTTctatggaccaaaagaagattgaagcCATCACCTCATGGCCACAACCCAAGACAATTAAGCAGGTCCAAGCGTTCTTgggatttgtcaactacctctgctgcttcattcccaacttcagctctgTTGCATGCCTGCTCcataacctcaccaaaaaggaaactgcaTGGCCATGGGGGgactcagaagaggaagcattccaggagTTAAAATCTCTTGTCACCAGGGCGCCAGTCCTAATTCATTCCAACCCTGAACTGCCttactacctagaaacagacgcatcaggagtggcaatgggagccatactTAGCCAGAGGGGCCTGGATAATTGA
- a CDS encoding Transposon Ty3-G Gag-Pol polyprotein: MDNLDSVEFVSLALDSNKKPLLFIDLHVQKFPAEPLKTLIDSGATSNFISPSIVEKYKIPKTQLENPQVVRMLDGTISQTGCIWHQVHLTVLANGHTHSIPFLVCPIGNTPAILGMTWLTAEAPLIDWQQGLVTFPEQVQIASKEEADSDPLADLPPQYHEFAKVFGKEEFKVLPPHREYDISIDLVPDAKLSPGVVNWGKRG; the protein is encoded by the coding sequence atggacaatttagatagtgttgaatttgtatctcttgctctAGATTCAAATAAGAAACCCTTGTTATTTATTGATCTACACGTCCAAAAattcccggcagaacccctcaagaccctcattgactcaggagccacctcaaactttatctccccttcaattgtggaaaaatataaaattccaaaaacccaactcgaaaatccacaagttgtgagaatgttagatggtactatctctcagactggttgcatttggcaccaggttcacctcaccgtcttggccaatggccacacccactccatcccttttcttgtttgccccattggcaacaccccggcaatcctaggcatgacatggttaacggcagaagctcctcttattgattggcaacagggactagtcacattccctgaacaagttcaaattgcctccaaggaagaagcggactcagaccctttagcagacctcccccctcagtaccatgagtttgctaaggtttttggcaaagaagaatttaaggtcctccctccacatagggagtatgacatctctatagaccttgtcccagacgCCAAACTGTCTCCTggtgttgtaaattgggggaaaagaggttga
- a CDS encoding Retrotransposon-derived protein PEG10 translates to MEPEPSLAALLEAITALTATVGSLQDQIKSQGKQITQLTAICKETNNLVGDKDQGGAQTKPGPSTGPVTPPTHSGGETHTPGTVRPGLKAPFCPSRGTGFDSEEEEEPRQAPKREPCDTPKRSLSSLTPFNSGSSVKRPKMELPDPYKGDSRGKKATQWLDRMLLWVALHQDQFDEEEQMVVWILYHMTDKAADWALPIIGTIIKGEGNPPTTIPALTAKFKEAFADPDAKQAAARKIAALTQTTTTSEYVTKFRNLMAELDWNTEAYIAQFTRSLHWKVKELLSTKDNIPDDDLEAIFAASVKIDNICRENKENRPKKAPAKSPATVATTSTTTTQRVQLSEDPNYVTPEERDRRRASGICVKCGQKGHGIKQCPNGWKATIKEVAKVAEEESGKE, encoded by the coding sequence atggaaccggagccgtcccttgccgctctccttgaggctatcacagccctcacagccacagtcgggtccttgcaggaccaaatcaaatcccaaggcaagcaaatcacACAGCTCAccgccatatgcaaggaaaccaacaaccttgttggtgacaaggaccagggcggagcccaaaccaagcctggcccatcaactgggcctgtcacccctcctacccactcaggaggggaaacccacactccaggcacggttaggcctgggctcaaggcccctttctGCCCATCCAGAGGaacgggctttgactcagaagaagaggaagaacccaggcaAGCCCCCAAGAGAGAGCCTTGCGACACGCCTAagcggagcctcagctcccttaccccATTCaactcagggtccagcgtgaagcgacccaaaatggagctcccCGACCCATACAAAGGGGATTCTAGGGGAAagaaggcaacccagtggctagaccgCATGCTACTATGGGTTGCGCTTCATCAAGACCagtttgatgaagaagaacaaatggttgtgtggatcctataccacatgactgacaaggccgccgactgggctctccctatcatagggaccatcatcaagggcgagggaaaccctcccaccaccatcccagccttaacggccaaattcaaggaagcttTTGCggacccagatgccaaacaaGCCGCCGCtaggaagattgccgcgcttactcagacaaccaccacgtctgagtacgtcaccaagttccgcaatcttatggcagaacttgactggaatactgaggcgtacattgcccagttcacgcgcagtcttcactggaaggtgaaggaactcctgtccaccaaggacaatatcccagacgacgaccttgaggctatatttgctgcctctgtcaaaatagacaacatttgtagggaaaacaaggagaaccgtcCAAAGAAGgcacctgccaagtccccggccaccgtggccaccacctccactaccactaCTCAACGGGTCCAATTATCAGAGGATCCCAACTAcgttaccccggaggaaagggaccgccgccgcgcgtctggcatttgtgtcaagtgcggtcaaaaagggcatggcatcaaacagtgccctaacggttggaaggcaactatcaaggaggttgccaaggtaGCTGAAgaagagtcgggaaaagaataa
- a CDS encoding Retrotransposable element Tf2 protein, which yields MFVKKADGSLQLVVDYRKLNDVTHKNVYPLPRQDDLMAKLRHAKIFTKLDLRWGYNNVQIQEGDEWKTAFRTKYGLFEYLVMPFGLTNAPAAFQHFMNNLFRNLIDVTVVIYLDNILIFSKNPKDHPTHVKEVLSRLMENQLFCKISKCHFHVTTVDYLGIVILPAGFSMDQKKIEAVTTWPTPRTVKQVQAFLGFVNYLCRFIPNFSSVARPLHNLTRKENTWTWGTLEEEAFQELKSLVTQSPVLVHSNPELPYYLETDASGVAMGAVLSQQGEDNRLHPVAYMSKSFSGAKANYDTHNKELLAIIKALEEWRIFLEATDRPIQVFTDHRNLEYWMQARTFNRRHARWQIFLSDFNFEIHYCPGKQSGKPDALSRRSDYVDHPPEPEVMLPAEVFANTLEEEMEVISEVWNKLREDPSLEPIIQFLTKDAESAPPSIRKAYRDYDWEEDLLWYQGKLVIPDAENLKEQLLREFHDSPLAGHPGQQRTLELLSRNYWWPGMKSSAKEWVESLKPLDVPPFPFHTISYDFITGFPKSEGYDAILVVIDSFSKFGHFIPTTKKVLAKGLADLFVTHIWKLHGLPVRTILDQGTTFTGKFLRALYQRLGIQPSFSLAYHPESDGQTKRVNQFIKFYLRSYVAADHLDWVKWLPLAEYAYNNAKHAATGKTPFELIYGRNPVMNPSTVPANVPEADLVANTLAQEWQEAEAALRMTKESMARPKGIIPEYSVGEKVWLDGKNVGLRTNSNKLDPKQLGPFEVTEKISSHAYRLKLPDTLKIHNVFYVGLLSKAHKSPSQPFPERPPPETIEGEEEYKVKQIIDSKQQRGKWFYLIKWKGYGLEDNSWEPEELLEHSQEEIQRFNKSQLKKACDSAKSL from the exons atgtttgtaaaaaaggctgATGGATCTCTCCAACTAGTtgttgattacaggaagttgaatgacgtaacccacaaaaatgtctaTCCCCTTCCAAGACAggacgacctcatggccaaattacGGCACGCAAAAATTTTCACAAAGCTTGACTtgcgctggggttacaataacgtgCAAATTCaagaaggtgacgaatggaaaacagctttCAGAACCAAGTATGGGTTGTTTGAATACTTagtaatgccttttggcctcaccaacgccccagctgctttccaacactttatgaacaactTGTTCCGCAACCTTATTGACGTCACTGTTGTCATCTACCTGGACaatatcctgatcttctccaaAAATCCtaaggaccacccaacccatgtcaaAGAGGTCCTATCCCGGctaatggagaaccaactgttttgcaaaatatccaagtgccacttccacgtcaccacagtGGATTACTTAGGAATTGTTATTTTGCcagcaggcttctccatggatcagaagaaaatTGAGGCTGTCACCACCTGGCCCACGCCCAGAActgtcaaacaggtccaagccttcctaggCTTTGTTAATTACCTCTGCCGTTTCATTCCTAATTTCAGTTCCGTTGCACGCCCTTTGCACAACCTTACGAGGAAAGAAAACACCTGGACATGGGGTACCCTAGAAGAAGAAGCATTTCAGGAACTGAAATcccttgtcacccagtcaccGGTCTTAGTACACTCCAATCCTGAACTTCCTTactacctggaaacagacgcatccggagtagccatgggagcagtTCTTAGCCAACAAGGGGAAGACAACCGCTTACACCCGGTGGCTTACATGTCAAAATCTTTCTCCGGCGCCAaagctaattatgacactcacaataaggagctcctggccataatcaaggcattagaagaatggcggatcttcctagaagcaacggacagaccaatccaggttttcacagaccatagaaacctggaatattggatgcaggcacggacgtTTAACAGAAGGCACGCGCGTTGGCAAATcttcctgagcgacttcaactttgaaatacactattgcccaggaaaacagtcaggcaaaccagacgccctatcCAGGAGATCAGATTATGTTGACCACcccccagaaccagaagtcatgctcccAGCggaggtctttgccaataccttggaagaagaaatggAAGTCATCTCAGAAGTTTGGAATAAACTAAGGGAGGACCCTTCCTTGGAACCtattatccaattcctaacCAAGGATGCAGAGAGCGCCCCGCCCTCAATCAGGAAAGCGTATAGGGActacgattgggaagaagatctcctgtggtaccaaggaaaATTAGTCATCCCAGATGCGGAGAACCTGAAGGAACAACTGCTACGGGAATTTCATGACTCCCCGCTAGCAGGCCACCCTGGCCAACAAAGAACCTTAGAGCTATTgagccgcaactactggtggccaggaatgaagtcatccgctaaggaatgggtagaat CCTTGAAGCCCTTAGATGTTCCCCCCTTCCCGTTCCATaccatctcctatgactttaTCACGGGTTTCCCCAAgtcagaaggatatgatgcaatactGGTGGTTATAGACTcattctccaaatttggccacttcatcccaaccacaaaaaAGGTGTTGGCTAAAGGTCTAGCTGATCTCTTTGTCacccatatttggaaactccaCGGACTCCCAGTTAGAACCATATTGGACCAAGGAACAACATTTACTGGGAAGTTCCTCAGAGCCCTTTACCAAAGGCTGGGAATCcaaccatccttctccttggcttaTCACCCTGAATCAGACGGACAGACCAAGCgcgtcaaccagttcatcaaGTTCTATCTAAGATCTTACGTAGCAGCAGACCACTTGGATTGGGTCAAATGGCTGCCACTTGCGGAATATGCTTACAACAATGCTAAGCACGCTGCAACCGGAAAGACCCCCTTTGAACTGATTTATGGAAGGAATCCCGTGATGAACCCGTCAACCGTACCAGccaatgtaccagaagcGGACCTAGTAGCCAATACCCTGGCTCAGGAATGGCAGGAGGCAGAAGCAGCACTCAGAATGACTAAGGAAAGCATGGCAAGACCAAAAGGGATAATTCCGGAATACTCTGTGGGCGAGAAAGTATGGCTTGATGGAAAAAATGTAGGACTTAGGACGAACTCTAACAAACTGGACCCCAAGCAACTAGGTCCATTTGAAGTCACAGAAAAAATATCAAgtcacgcctaccgcctaaAACTCCCAGAcaccctgaaaatccacaatgtattctatgtaggattGCTGTCCAAAGCACACAAGTCCCCCAGccaaccattcccagaaagaccccctcctgaaacaatagaaggggaagaagagtacaaggtcaaacaaatcattgactccaagcaacaacggggaaaatggttctacctaattaaatggaagggttatggtctggaagacaactcctgggaaccagaagaactcctagaacacagccaagaagagattcaacgcttcaacaagtcacaactgaaaaaggcttgtgactccgccaagagcctttaa
- a CDS encoding Retrotransposable element Tf2 protein, whose product MSYTTVRPGLKAPFWPSRGTGFNSKDEEEPRRVPKKEPLGTPKRSLSSLTPFDAGSSVKQPKMELPDPYKGDTRGQKATQWLDQMLLWVALHRDQFDEEEQMVVWILYHMTDKAANWALPIIGTIIKGKGNPPTTIPALMAKFKEAFANPNAKQAAARKIAVLSQTITTSKYVTEFRNLMAELDWNKEAYIAQFMQGLHWKVKELLSTKDNIPNELKAIFAASIKIDNTCHKNKENRPKKAPAKSLATVATSTTTTRVHLSEDPDYITPEERDCQRASGLCVKCGQKGHSIKQCPNGWKATIKEVAKPLAQLDVHVLDCEFVSVALDSNKKPLLFIDLHLHNFPTEKIKTLVDSGATSNFISPTIVEKLKIPKSQLKNPQVVRMLDGTISQTGCIWHKVHLTVLANGHTHTIPFLVCPIGNTSAILGMTWLTTEAPLIDWQQGLITFPEQIQIASEEEADLDPLANLPHQYHEFAKVFGKEEFKVLPPHREYDISIDLIPDAKLTPGPIYGMTNAESKALKQHICCAPL is encoded by the exons atgtcgtacaccactgtaag gcctggactcaaggccccattctggccatcaagaggaacaggttTCAACTCCAAAGATGAGGAAGAGCCAAGGAGGGtccccaaaaaagagcctctGGGTACGCCTAAACGCTCCCTTAgttcccttaccccctttgatgcaGGATCCTCAGTAAAGCAACCCAAGATGGAGCTCCCAGATCCTTATAAGGGTGATACAAGGGGACAAAAGGCCACGCAATGGCTAGATCAGATGTTGCTTTGGGTTGCCCTTcacagggaccaatttgatgaagaggaacagatggtggtatggattctgtaccacatgacagacaaggctgccaactgggccctccccatcattgggactattatcaagggcaagggtaaccctcctaccaccatcccggccttaatggccaaattcaaggaggcatttgccaACCCCAACGCCAAACAGGCCGCTGCTAGAAAAATAGCAGTACTCTCCCAGACCATTACCACCTCCAAGTACGTCACagagttccgcaacctcatggcggaattagactggaacaaggaagcTTATATTGCGCAATTCatgcaaggcctccactggaaagtcaaggaGCTGTTGTCAACAaaggacaacattcccaATGAACTCAAAGCCATTTTTGCGGCTTCAATCAAGATAGACAATACTTGCCacaaaaacaaggagaaccgccctaaaaaggcacctgccaagtccctggCCACTgtggccacttccaccaccaccacccggGTCCATCTATCAGAGGACCCTGACTACATCActccggaagaaagggattgcCAACGCGCATCTGGGTTATGCGTCAAGTGCGGGCAGAAGGGACACAGCATCAAGCAGTGTCcaaatggctggaaggccaccatcaaagaggttgccaag cccctggcccaattagatgtgcatgtattggactgtgaatttgtatctgtggCCTTAGACTCTAATAAAAAGCCTCTTTTATTTATTGATCTACATCTGCACAACTTCCCAACAGAAAAAATAAAAACCCTGGtggactcaggcgccacctccaactTCATTTCCCCAACAATTGttgaaaaactcaaaatcccaaaatcccaactcaaaaatccacaagttgtgagaatgttagatggtactatttcccagactggttgcatttggcacaaggttcacctcacggtcttggccaatggccatacccACACAATACCCTTTCTAGTCTgtcccattggcaacacctcAGCAATActaggcatgacttggctaaCAACAGAAGCACCActcattgactggcaacagggtcttatcaccttccctgaacaaatccaaattgcctcagaagaagaagctgactTGGATCCCTTAGCAAACCTCCCTCACCAAtatcatgagtttgctaaggtctttggcaaggaagaattcaaggtcctccctccacacagggagtatgatatctccatagaccttattccagatgccaaacttaCGCCAGGGCCAATTTacggcatgaccaatgcagaatccaaggcactaAAGCAACATATTtgttgtgcaccactgtaa